In the Bacillota bacterium genome, one interval contains:
- a CDS encoding M55 family metallopeptidase yields the protein MKLFISVDLEGITGVTGTEYLLPEGRYYDRARRLMARDVGAVVAAAREAGWEVTVNDSHNLMTNLPIEELDPGVELISGPTKPLSMMQGVEGHEAAMLIGYHARMGTTGAVMDHTYYGSLVSRVWLNGREVGEVGINAAIAGYFGVPVILVSGDRAVCEEARGLLGEVETVAVKEAYGRNTARCLPPAVTTAMLTEGAKRALGRVGTARPFLVDPPVRFEVEFLTSQMADQASVYPFSERKGRVIGVEGADMVQAFRAFLTVLALGRAPLL from the coding sequence ATGAAGTTGTTCATATCGGTCGATCTGGAAGGCATCACGGGCGTCACAGGCACAGAGTACCTGCTCCCGGAGGGGAGGTACTATGACCGGGCGAGGCGCCTCATGGCACGGGACGTGGGTGCCGTGGTTGCAGCCGCCCGCGAAGCGGGATGGGAAGTAACGGTGAACGATTCTCACAACCTTATGACCAACCTGCCCATAGAGGAACTTGACCCAGGCGTGGAGCTGATATCGGGGCCTACCAAGCCGTTGTCCATGATGCAGGGCGTCGAGGGGCACGAGGCCGCCATGCTGATAGGATACCACGCCCGCATGGGCACCACGGGGGCAGTTATGGACCATACTTACTACGGATCCCTGGTGAGCAGAGTGTGGCTTAACGGCAGGGAAGTGGGCGAAGTGGGCATTAACGCCGCCATTGCCGGGTACTTCGGGGTTCCCGTCATCCTGGTGAGCGGGGACCGGGCGGTTTGCGAGGAGGCGCGCGGCCTGCTGGGGGAGGTGGAGACCGTGGCCGTCAAGGAGGCTTACGGCCGCAATACGGCGCGGTGCCTTCCGCCCGCGGTCACCACAGCGATGCTTACAGAGGGCGCGAAAAGGGCGCTGGGCCGGGTGGGGACGGCGCGGCCTTTCCTGGTGGACCCGCCCGTGCGCTTCGAGGTGGAGTTCCTCACCTCGCAGATGGCCGACCAGGCTTCCGTCTACCCGTTCTCAGAACGCAAGGGCAGGGTAATCGGGGTGGAGGGAGCCGACATGGTGCAGGCTTTCCGGGCCTTCCTCACGGTGCTGGCGCTGGGCCGTGCCCCGCTGTTGTGA
- a CDS encoding ABC transporter substrate-binding protein, which produces MRKSKRPLVALVALLVVGLLGTSCAGKKAEAPLKPAGVPQDTLVIGVAEDADNLDPAVTVTNNSWAITYPCYQRLMRYKVVNGQGSTEVEGDLAESWEVSPDGLVWTFKLKQGSKFDDGTPVDAKAVKFTFDRLRAVGKGPFDAFPTLESVEVVGDYTVRFKLNAPFPPFIYTLANNGASIVNPKVMEREQNGDKGQAYLAEHTMGSGPYRLVEWAKDQYFKLELNPHYNGPRPKFATVMFKIIKDPSARRLQLERGDLDIAEELSVDQLEELKKNPDVDVREFPSLSVVYVYLNCQRRPLDNPKFRQALSYATDYEGIIKGVMLGKAVQMRGPVPKGMWGHVPDMFQYKMDLDKAKQLLAESGVKTPVTLGYLYADRDPTWEPIGLSLQSTFGQLGIKVEMQKLAYATMRDKLDRGDFDLAVGNWTPDFADPYMFMNYWFDSEFFGLAGNRSFYKNPRVDELIRQAARITDQAEREKLYRQAQEIIIQEAPYIFLFQRNYMVAFRKNVKGYVFQPMLLNIFNTPDMSKE; this is translated from the coding sequence GTGAGGAAGAGCAAGAGGCCGTTAGTTGCCCTGGTAGCTCTACTTGTGGTGGGGCTCCTGGGCACTTCGTGTGCCGGCAAGAAGGCCGAGGCCCCGCTCAAGCCCGCCGGAGTGCCGCAGGATACCCTGGTGATCGGGGTAGCCGAGGATGCAGATAACCTCGACCCGGCCGTAACGGTGACGAACAATTCCTGGGCCATCACCTACCCGTGCTACCAGCGGCTCATGCGGTACAAGGTGGTCAATGGTCAGGGTTCCACCGAGGTAGAGGGTGACCTGGCCGAATCGTGGGAAGTGTCACCCGATGGGCTGGTCTGGACGTTCAAGCTGAAGCAGGGTTCCAAGTTCGACGACGGTACACCCGTGGATGCCAAAGCAGTCAAGTTCACCTTTGACAGGTTGCGCGCCGTGGGCAAAGGGCCTTTCGATGCCTTCCCCACCCTGGAGTCCGTCGAAGTGGTGGGTGATTACACGGTGAGGTTCAAGCTGAACGCGCCCTTCCCCCCGTTCATCTATACCCTGGCCAACAACGGAGCATCGATAGTGAATCCGAAGGTTATGGAGCGTGAACAGAACGGGGACAAGGGGCAGGCGTATCTGGCCGAGCACACCATGGGCAGTGGGCCTTACCGTCTGGTGGAGTGGGCGAAAGACCAGTACTTCAAGCTGGAGTTAAACCCGCATTATAATGGGCCGCGGCCAAAGTTCGCCACCGTGATGTTCAAGATCATCAAGGACCCCTCGGCCCGCAGGTTGCAACTGGAACGGGGAGACCTGGATATCGCCGAGGAGTTGTCGGTGGATCAGCTGGAGGAACTGAAGAAGAACCCCGATGTGGACGTGCGGGAGTTCCCCAGTCTCTCGGTAGTGTATGTTTACCTTAACTGCCAGCGTAGACCCCTGGACAACCCCAAGTTCCGCCAGGCCCTTTCGTACGCAACCGACTATGAAGGGATCATCAAGGGTGTGATGCTGGGCAAGGCGGTGCAGATGCGCGGGCCTGTTCCCAAGGGAATGTGGGGTCACGTACCCGATATGTTCCAGTACAAGATGGACCTCGACAAGGCCAAGCAGCTCCTGGCGGAGTCGGGGGTGAAGACACCGGTGACCCTGGGGTACCTCTACGCTGACCGGGACCCCACCTGGGAGCCCATTGGCCTGTCGCTGCAATCCACGTTCGGCCAGTTGGGCATCAAGGTGGAGATGCAGAAGCTCGCCTATGCCACCATGAGGGATAAGCTGGACCGGGGTGATTTCGACCTGGCGGTGGGCAACTGGACCCCGGACTTCGCCGACCCGTACATGTTCATGAACTACTGGTTCGACTCCGAATTCTTCGGCCTGGCCGGGAACCGGTCGTTTTACAAGAACCCCAGGGTAGACGAACTCATCAGGCAGGCTGCCCGGATAACCGACCAGGCTGAGCGGGAGAAGCTGTACCGCCAGGCCCAGGAGATTATCATACAGGAAGCGCCGTACATCTTCCTCTTCCAGCGGAACTACATGGTCGCCTTCCGCAAGAACGTCAAGGGCTACGTATTCCAGCCCATGTTGCTGAACATTTTCAATACGCCCGACATGAGTAAGGAGTAG
- a CDS encoding ABC transporter permease: protein MGFGQLIARRMLLLLLVLFGVTVVTFSVSHLVPGDPARMLVGQRASQEVVEQMRHQLGLDRPIWEQYLRYMRNLMQGDLGISIRTQRPVVEDLVIFFPATLELALTAMFLAVAVGIPLGIVSATRKDTVADHVSRVLSVAGVSTPLFWLGLVALLVLYGRLGWLPGSGRLDPFIVPPPRLTGFLLLDSLLAGRPDAFWSTVRHLVLPALCLSYVHLAVVTRQVRASMLEVLSQDYIRTALANGIPGRSVIYRHALRNALIPTVTVVGLAVGDLLGGAILTETIFAWPGMGSYVVDSINFLDFPAIMGFTVFIAVGYVLINLVVDLTYMWLDPRIRAVG, encoded by the coding sequence ATGGGCTTCGGCCAACTGATCGCCAGGAGGATGCTCTTGCTCCTCCTGGTGCTTTTTGGCGTAACAGTGGTAACGTTCTCGGTTTCTCACCTGGTCCCGGGAGACCCCGCCCGTATGCTGGTGGGTCAGCGGGCAAGTCAGGAAGTGGTAGAGCAGATGCGCCACCAGCTGGGGCTGGATCGGCCGATCTGGGAGCAATACTTGCGATACATGAGGAACCTGATGCAGGGCGACCTGGGCATTTCCATCCGTACCCAGCGCCCGGTGGTCGAGGATCTGGTGATCTTCTTTCCGGCCACGCTCGAGTTGGCCCTCACCGCCATGTTCCTGGCGGTCGCGGTCGGTATACCTCTGGGCATTGTTTCCGCCACCCGTAAGGACACGGTGGCCGACCACGTGAGCCGGGTGCTCTCGGTTGCCGGTGTGTCCACGCCCCTGTTCTGGCTTGGGTTGGTTGCCCTCCTCGTCCTGTACGGCCGGCTGGGCTGGCTGCCCGGGTCCGGGAGGTTGGACCCCTTCATCGTTCCGCCGCCACGGCTCACGGGCTTTCTCCTGCTTGACAGCCTGCTGGCAGGGCGCCCGGACGCGTTCTGGAGTACCGTGCGGCACCTCGTACTCCCTGCCCTCTGCCTGTCCTATGTTCACCTAGCCGTAGTCACCCGGCAGGTCCGGGCCAGTATGCTGGAAGTGTTGTCCCAGGATTACATCAGGACAGCGTTGGCCAACGGCATCCCTGGCCGATCCGTAATTTACCGCCATGCCCTCAGGAATGCGCTGATCCCCACCGTTACCGTGGTGGGACTGGCCGTGGGCGACCTCCTGGGTGGTGCCATCCTGACAGAAACCATATTTGCGTGGCCGGGCATGGGGAGTTACGTGGTTGACTCCATCAACTTCCTGGACTTTCCCGCCATCATGGGGTTTACGGTGTTTATCGCGGTGGGATACGTGCTCATCAACCTGGTGGTGGACCTGACCTACATGTGGCTGGATCCCCGGATCAGGGCCGTGGGTTAA
- a CDS encoding ABC transporter permease subunit, with protein MGTRGGWRYSWYLLRRNPLALVGTGVVLAVITVAAFAPRLAPYPPDEVVFASRLLPPGPQHWFGTDELGRDILSRVIWGSRASVGAGFFIVAVALGGGLLVGSVSGYFGGRLDTVIMRLMDIILSFPSLILAMALAAALGPNLGNAMLAVAFVRIPVYVRLVRGQSLQVREREFVKGARCFGASNLWIILRHVIPNSISPVLVQATLDVGNAILTASALSFLGLGAQPPQAEWGAMVASGRRFILDQWWYPTFPGLAIFITAMGFNLCGDGLRDLFDPRTRTQ; from the coding sequence ATGGGGACCCGAGGTGGCTGGCGGTATAGCTGGTACCTGTTGCGGCGTAATCCCCTAGCCCTGGTGGGGACTGGTGTGGTTCTGGCGGTGATAACCGTGGCCGCTTTTGCCCCCAGGCTGGCTCCGTACCCGCCGGACGAGGTCGTTTTCGCCTCCCGGCTCCTTCCTCCCGGCCCCCAGCACTGGTTTGGGACCGACGAGCTGGGCCGGGACATCTTGAGCCGGGTGATCTGGGGGAGTCGCGCCTCAGTGGGGGCGGGGTTTTTCATCGTGGCGGTGGCATTGGGCGGAGGTCTCCTGGTGGGAAGCGTGTCGGGATACTTCGGGGGTCGCCTGGATACGGTCATCATGCGCCTGATGGACATCATCCTGAGCTTCCCGTCGCTGATCCTGGCCATGGCCCTGGCGGCTGCTCTGGGCCCGAACCTTGGCAACGCCATGCTGGCGGTGGCGTTCGTGCGCATACCCGTGTACGTCCGCCTGGTGCGCGGCCAGAGCCTGCAGGTGCGGGAAAGGGAATTCGTTAAGGGTGCCCGTTGCTTTGGGGCTTCCAACCTGTGGATTATCCTCCGTCATGTTATCCCCAACTCCATCTCCCCGGTGCTGGTGCAGGCGACCCTGGACGTCGGTAATGCCATCCTGACCGCATCTGCGCTCAGCTTCCTGGGCCTTGGTGCTCAGCCTCCCCAGGCCGAGTGGGGGGCCATGGTGGCCAGCGGGAGGCGTTTCATTCTGGACCAGTGGTGGTACCCGACCTTTCCGGGGCTGGCCATCTTCATCACGGCGATGGGTTTCAACCTGTGCGGGGACGGGCTCCGCGACCTGTTCGATCCCCGCACGCGGACTCAATGA
- a CDS encoding ABC transporter ATP-binding protein: MDLLAIRELRLEFPTFWGPVRALDGVNLSVGRGEVVGLVGESGCGKSVTALSVLGLIPPAARKTMKGRIEFAGQDLLRLRPRELEKIRGGRIGMIFQEPMTSLNPTIKVGAQIAEVVRIHQGLSAKAAWARAVELLGDMRVPDPERVASQYPHELSGGMRQRAMIAMALSCGPDLLIADEPTTALDVTVQAQVLRLLWEKVRRMGTAVLFVTHDLGVVAGVCHRVAVMYAGAVVESGPTPLLLDDPLHPYTRALLDSLPDRFSPDQPLRTIPGSVPNLLRPPAGCRFHPRCPEAVEVCGHARPPDRVLPGGRMLSCWRGSGSRASATEDAPVRTREGKA; this comes from the coding sequence ATGGATCTCCTTGCGATCCGTGAGTTGAGGCTTGAGTTTCCCACCTTCTGGGGACCCGTCCGGGCCCTGGACGGTGTTAACCTCTCCGTGGGTCGCGGCGAGGTGGTCGGCCTGGTGGGAGAGTCGGGGTGCGGCAAGAGCGTGACCGCCCTTTCGGTGCTCGGGCTCATCCCGCCCGCGGCCAGGAAGACGATGAAGGGGAGAATAGAGTTCGCGGGCCAGGATCTCCTCCGGTTACGGCCGCGGGAACTGGAGAAGATCCGCGGGGGCCGGATCGGCATGATATTTCAGGAACCCATGACCTCGCTCAATCCCACCATAAAGGTTGGGGCTCAGATCGCTGAGGTCGTGCGGATCCACCAGGGGTTGAGCGCGAAGGCGGCCTGGGCCAGGGCCGTCGAGCTACTCGGGGATATGCGGGTGCCTGACCCGGAACGCGTAGCAAGCCAGTACCCCCACGAGCTGAGCGGCGGGATGCGACAGCGGGCGATGATCGCCATGGCCCTGTCGTGCGGGCCCGACCTGCTGATCGCCGACGAACCCACCACTGCCCTGGACGTTACCGTCCAGGCCCAGGTCCTGAGGCTACTGTGGGAAAAGGTGCGGCGCATGGGGACGGCGGTTCTCTTCGTCACCCATGACCTGGGGGTGGTGGCTGGGGTGTGCCACCGGGTAGCAGTGATGTACGCCGGCGCGGTGGTCGAGAGCGGCCCCACACCCCTTTTGCTGGACGATCCGCTTCATCCTTACACCCGCGCCCTCCTCGACAGTTTGCCGGACCGGTTTTCCCCCGACCAGCCCCTGCGCACCATTCCGGGTTCGGTCCCTAACCTGCTGCGTCCCCCGGCGGGCTGCCGGTTTCACCCCCGCTGTCCTGAGGCCGTGGAGGTGTGTGGCCACGCCAGGCCGCCAGACAGGGTCCTCCCGGGGGGGCGGATGCTTTCGTGCTGGCGAGGGTCGGGT